In a single window of the Euleptes europaea isolate rEulEur1 chromosome 4, rEulEur1.hap1, whole genome shotgun sequence genome:
- the LOC130476273 gene encoding asparagine--tRNA ligase, cytoplasmic-like — protein sequence MSAAIVEKAERLALGEVYVSDREGCDFEGNGTKEKPFKTALKALLAVGKEPFPTIYVDTNKENERWDVISKTQFKNARKQWQRELSKTEAREKKEAEDVLRREKNLEEARKIIIEDDSSLPEPKCVKIRALEAHRGERVKVFGWVHRLRRQGKNLMFIVLRDGTGFLQCVLTDELCQCYNGVILSTESTVAVYGTLNLVPEGKQAPGGHELSCDYWELIGLAPAGGVDNLVNEESDVDVQLNNRHVMIRGDTLTKILKVRSTVVQCFRDHFFDRGYYEVAPPTLVQTQVEGGSTLFKLDYFGEEAYLTQSSQLYLETCIPALGDTFCIAQSYRAEQSRTRRHLAEYTHIEAECPFITYEDLLDRLEDLVCDVVDRVLKSPVSALVYELHPEIQPPKRPFRRMNYADAVVWLKEHDVKKEDGTYYEFGEDIPEAPERRMTDTINEPILLCRFPAEIKSFYMQRCPEDSRLTESVDVLMPNVGEIVGGSMRIWDSEELLAGYKREGIDPTPYYWYTDQRKFGTCPHGGYGLGLERFLTWILNRHHIRDVCLYPRFVQRCKP from the exons GAGAGGTGTACGTCTCGGACCGAGAAGGATGCGACTTCGAAGGCAACGGAACGAAAGAGAAGCCTTTCAAGACAGCTTTGAAG GCTTTGCTGGCAGTGGGGAAAGAGCCGTTTCCTACAATCTACGTGGACACCAACAAAGAAAACGAG AGATGGGATGTTATTTCCAAGACTCAGTTCAAGAATGCCCGAAAGCAGTGGCAGCGAGAGCTGTCGAAAACTGAAGCTCGAGAAAAGAAAGAG gcagaagATGTGTTGCGGCGTGAAAAGAACTTGGAGGAAGCAAGGAAGATAATAATTGAGGATGATTCTAGTCTCCCGGAACCCAAGTGT GTAAAGATCCGTGCTCTAGAGGCCCACAGAGGGGAGAGAGTGAAAGTCTTTGGCTGGGTCCATAGACTGCGTAGACAAG GAAAAAATCTAATGTTTATCGTGCTAAGGGATGGCACAGGCTTTCTTCAGTGCGTCTTGACGGATGAACTG TGCCAGTGCTACAATGGGGTCATCCTCTCCACTGAGAGCACCGTTGCCGTCTATGGAACACTCAACCTGGTCCCTGAAGGCAAGCAG GCTCCAGGAGGCCACGAGTTGTCCTGCGACTACTGGGAGCTCATTGGCCTGGCTCCGGCCGGCGGAGTCGATAACTTGGTCAACGAAGAGTCGGACGTGGACGTGCAGCTGAACAACCGGCACGTGATGATTCGAGGGGACACCCTGACCAAAATCTTGAAGGTGCGCTCCACGGTTGTCCAGTGCTTCCGGGACCACTTCTTCGACCGGGGCTACTACGAA GTCGCCCCACCAACGCTGGTCCAAACGCAGGTTGAAGGAGGCTCGACCCTCTTCAAGCTGGACTACTTTGGGGAAGAGGCGTATTTGACACAGTCATCCCAGCTGTACTTGGAGACCTGCATCCCGGCCTTGGGGGACACATTTTGCATCGCCCAGTCGTACCGAGCGGAGCAGTCTCGCACCCGCAGGCACCTGGCTGA ATACACGCACATCGAAGCGGAATGCCCTTTCATCACCTACGAAGACCTCCTGGACCGTTTGGAGGACCTCGTCTGCGATGTGGTGGACCGAGTCTTGAAATCGCCCGTGTCAGCCTTGGTGTACGAGCTCCACCCC gaaattcagccCCCCAAGCGACCCTTTAGGCGAATGAACTACGCAGACGCCGTTGTATGGCTCAAGGAGCACGACGTGAAGAAGGAAGACGGCACCTATTACGAATTTGGAGAA GACATCCCGGAGGCTCCAGAGAGACGCATGACAGATACCATCAACGAGCCGATCCTGTTGTGTCGATTTCCCGCTGAGATTAAGTCCTTCTACATGCAGCGCTGCCCGGAGGATTCCCGCCTGACTGAATCG GTTGACGTCTTGATGCCCAACGTTGGCGAGATCGTCGGCGGTTCGATGCGTATTTGGGACAGCGAAGAGCTGCTGGCCGGGTACAAGAGGGAAGGCATCGACCCCACACCTTACTACTGGTACACAGACCAG CGTAAGTTTGGCACCTGCCCTCACGGAGGCTACGGTTTGGGCTTGGAGAGGTTTCTGACCTGGATTCTGAACAGGCATCACATTCGGGACGTGTGTCTCTACCCACGCTTCGTCCAGCGCTGCAAACCCTAG